From the genome of Nocardia sp. NBC_01503, one region includes:
- a CDS encoding cytochrome P450: MSTAAGSATPRTRLREPRPMLLHALAAGVDLERYFGWRRGRDGDPFLMRFPDFGSAVFTGTPAGAREIFRAPVRLLEPPLPNPIEPMVGPASLILARGERHRKERAVLAPAFHRNRISAYGNIIRDATRAELNGDRIGLPWRPGTTIDARAAARAMTLRVILAAVFGIEEPHRLAEYTAATTEFLTSFGGPLFLVPALRRNMFGLSGWERFTAARARLDALIDAEIDRRRTPGHAGTDMLGLLMETRYTDGSAMSAVDLREQLRTLLVAGHETTATVLVWALYRLHREPGALARLRAELDSAGGDLDPVELAELPYLDAVCQETLRLHTPVPIVLRRLTGDFELRGVPLVAGDTMGLSVQLLHSDPEVWTEPQSFRPERFLERRYSPFEFAPFGGGHRRCVGAALADYELRIVLATLLTAVRLRLSPRFARGRAPWTVPHNIAIGPHAAITFDVLEA, translated from the coding sequence ATGAGTACCGCCGCGGGATCGGCCACTCCGCGAACGCGGCTGCGCGAGCCGCGGCCGATGCTGCTGCACGCGCTCGCCGCCGGAGTCGATCTGGAGCGCTACTTCGGCTGGCGGCGCGGACGGGACGGCGACCCCTTCCTCATGCGCTTCCCCGATTTCGGCTCCGCGGTCTTCACCGGCACCCCGGCCGGCGCCCGCGAAATCTTCCGGGCCCCGGTGCGATTGCTGGAACCTCCGCTGCCCAATCCCATCGAGCCCATGGTCGGGCCGGCCTCGCTCATCCTGGCGCGCGGGGAGCGGCATAGGAAGGAGCGGGCGGTGCTGGCGCCGGCATTCCACCGGAATCGGATCAGCGCCTACGGCAATATCATTCGCGATGCCACGCGCGCCGAGTTGAACGGCGACCGCATCGGGCTGCCCTGGCGGCCGGGAACCACGATCGACGCGCGGGCGGCCGCGCGGGCCATGACACTACGGGTGATCCTGGCAGCGGTATTCGGTATCGAGGAACCGCACCGGCTGGCCGAGTACACCGCGGCCACCACCGAATTCCTCACCTCCTTCGGCGGGCCGCTGTTTCTGGTTCCGGCCTTGCGGCGCAATATGTTCGGACTATCGGGCTGGGAACGATTCACCGCGGCGCGCGCTCGACTGGACGCGCTCATCGATGCCGAGATCGACCGGCGACGAACACCCGGGCACGCCGGAACGGACATGCTCGGGCTGCTGATGGAGACCAGATATACGGACGGCAGCGCCATGAGCGCTGTCGATCTGCGCGAACAACTGCGGACGCTGCTGGTCGCGGGGCATGAGACCACCGCGACGGTACTGGTCTGGGCGCTGTACCGGCTACATAGGGAACCGGGCGCATTGGCCCGGCTGCGCGCCGAACTCGACTCCGCCGGAGGCGATCTCGATCCGGTCGAACTTGCCGAACTGCCCTATCTGGACGCGGTCTGCCAGGAGACGCTGCGGCTGCATACACCGGTGCCGATCGTATTGCGCAGGCTCACCGGTGATTTCGAGCTGCGCGGGGTGCCCTTGGTGGCGGGGGACACCATGGGGCTCTCGGTCCAGCTGTTGCACTCCGACCCCGAAGTGTGGACCGAGCCACAGTCGTTCCGGCCCGAACGGTTTCTCGAACGGCGCTACAGCCCATTCGAATTCGCGCCCTTCGGCGGGGGGCATCGGCGCTGCGTGGGCGCGGCGCTGGCCGATTACGAATTGCGAATCGTGCTCGCCACACTGCTCACCGCGGTGCGCCTGCGGTTGTCGCCGCGCTTCGCACGCGGGCGGGCTCCGTGGACGGTGCCGCACAATATCGCGATCGGTCCACATGC
- the lppU gene encoding LppU family putative lipoprotein, whose protein sequence is MLRQQISARIAAPAVSAAALLLAGCGSTITGTPVAAPPGLDSAVTTTSAKPSGKPSPGRPTTTTTPADKGGDTDFQASIGDCVKLGGTTENATIHKATCGSKDSNYKVVAKAPTNSQCPTDVDQAYYETMAGIETGAICLDIDWVINDCLDLGVKGSGSDPKRIDCSTPGAANGVKVLAIMKNSTSVDECSDGDSGFVYDERKIVICVNTL, encoded by the coding sequence GTGTTGCGTCAGCAGATCTCCGCCCGGATTGCCGCCCCGGCCGTCTCCGCCGCCGCCCTGCTGCTCGCGGGCTGCGGCTCCACCATCACCGGTACACCCGTCGCGGCCCCGCCCGGACTCGATTCGGCGGTCACCACCACGAGCGCCAAGCCCTCGGGGAAGCCGAGTCCGGGTCGGCCGACCACGACCACCACCCCCGCCGACAAGGGTGGCGATACCGACTTCCAGGCCAGCATCGGCGACTGCGTGAAGCTCGGCGGCACCACCGAGAACGCCACCATCCACAAGGCCACCTGCGGGAGCAAGGACTCCAACTACAAGGTGGTGGCCAAGGCGCCCACCAACTCCCAGTGCCCGACCGATGTGGATCAGGCCTACTACGAGACCATGGCGGGTATCGAGACCGGCGCCATCTGCCTCGATATCGACTGGGTGATCAACGACTGCCTGGATCTGGGGGTCAAGGGCAGCGGCAGCGATCCCAAGCGCATCGACTGCTCCACCCCGGGCGCGGCCAATGGGGTGAAGGTGCTGGCGATCATGAAGAACAGCACCAGCGTCGACGAATGCTCCGATGGTGACTCGGGTTTCGTCTATGACGAGCGCAAGATCGTCATCTGCGTCAATACGTTGTAG
- a CDS encoding serine protease — translation MFRKLAGVAGAFAVALSTALLGAGAANADPAPAVIGGGSGIIIDDMFECTVTTIGHDSAGRLVGLTAGHCGDPGAKVWAEKDRGAGQIGKFVYSNHDLDYAVIEFFGDRVIPVNHIGNVTITGLGGPPNFPMIVCKEGRTTGNTCGLSWGDVFASNVETWSQMCVVEGDSGAPVVVGTTLVGMVNAYLALACFGPEVGTNMSSIMADLNAHGGAGAGYYPI, via the coding sequence ATGTTCAGGAAACTCGCCGGTGTGGCCGGCGCCTTCGCTGTAGCCCTGAGTACCGCGCTGCTCGGCGCCGGGGCAGCGAATGCCGACCCCGCACCGGCAGTCATCGGTGGTGGCTCCGGCATCATCATCGACGACATGTTCGAGTGCACCGTCACCACGATCGGCCACGACAGCGCCGGGCGGTTGGTCGGCCTCACCGCGGGACACTGCGGTGACCCGGGTGCGAAGGTCTGGGCCGAAAAGGACCGGGGCGCAGGACAGATCGGCAAATTCGTCTACTCGAACCATGACCTGGACTACGCGGTCATCGAGTTCTTCGGGGACCGTGTCATTCCGGTCAACCACATCGGCAATGTCACCATCACCGGACTCGGCGGGCCGCCGAACTTCCCGATGATCGTCTGCAAGGAAGGCCGCACCACCGGCAATACCTGCGGACTCTCCTGGGGTGACGTCTTCGCCAGCAATGTCGAGACCTGGAGCCAGATGTGCGTGGTGGAGGGCGATTCCGGTGCGCCGGTCGTCGTCGGCACCACCCTCGTCGGCATGGTCAACGCGTATCTGGCCCTGGCCTGCTTCGGGCCCGAGGTCGGGACCAATATGTCCTCGATCATGGCGGACCTGAACGCGCACGGCGGCGCCGGTGCGGGGTACTACCCGATCTGA
- a CDS encoding MlaE family ABC transporter permease, producing the protein MNAAVDRAKGYWQDHPKRSLETGGRMMAMGVSAVAELFIAIFRKRFPFAEFVRQCAFMANVAAAPTLLVAIPIGVIVSIQVGSVAGQVGATSFIGAANGLGIIQQGAPLVTSLMIAGAVGSAITADLGSRTIREEIDAMKVMGVDPMRRLVAPRLGAAMLVSVLLCGFVVFVGFLTGYVFNIFAQGGTPGSYVGTFASFAITTDLFVALLKSLIFGLLAAIIACDAGLNTRGGPGGVANSVNTAVVMSAVMLFGVNLILTQVYNSLFPPQMV; encoded by the coding sequence ATGAATGCGGCCGTCGACCGGGCCAAGGGTTACTGGCAGGACCATCCCAAACGGTCGCTCGAGACCGGCGGCCGAATGATGGCCATGGGCGTGTCCGCGGTCGCCGAGTTGTTCATCGCCATCTTCCGCAAACGATTCCCCTTCGCCGAGTTCGTCCGGCAGTGCGCCTTCATGGCGAATGTGGCTGCCGCGCCGACACTTCTGGTCGCCATCCCCATCGGCGTCATCGTCTCCATCCAGGTCGGCTCGGTCGCCGGACAGGTCGGCGCGACCTCGTTCATCGGCGCGGCCAACGGCCTCGGCATCATTCAGCAGGGCGCGCCACTGGTCACCTCGCTCATGATCGCGGGTGCGGTCGGCTCCGCCATCACCGCCGATCTCGGCTCGCGCACCATCCGCGAGGAGATCGACGCCATGAAGGTGATGGGCGTGGACCCCATGCGCCGCCTGGTCGCCCCGCGACTCGGCGCGGCCATGCTGGTCTCGGTATTGCTCTGCGGTTTCGTGGTTTTCGTCGGCTTCCTGACCGGCTATGTCTTCAATATCTTCGCGCAGGGCGGTACCCCCGGTTCCTACGTCGGCACCTTCGCTTCGTTCGCCATCACCACTGATCTGTTTGTGGCGCTGCTGAAGTCACTCATCTTCGGCCTGCTCGCGGCGATCATCGCCTGCGATGCCGGGCTGAACACCCGCGGCGGTCCGGGCGGTGTGGCCAACTCGGTCAACACCGCGGTCGTCATGTCCGCGGTGATGCTCTTCGGTGTGAACCTGATTCTCACTCAGGTCTACAACTCCCTGTTCCCACCACAGATGGTCTGA
- a CDS encoding ABC transporter permease encodes MSATYVPPLLRPLQRIKGVASSPRDFIARIGHQVFFFLRSISSMPLAFKQYPKEVWRLLSDVTWGNGNLIVGGGTIGVVLILSAFGGMTVAIQGYTSLNLLGLSPLTGAISAFATTRELGPMLATLAFAAQAGCRFTAQLGAMRISEEIDALESVAIRPLPYLVSTRMIAAMVAIVPLYCLALPFAYISCSLTVQLIGGTASGTFQHYFYQFLIPHDVLYSLLKAIIFVAITTFIQCYYGFFASGGPEGVGVAAGRAIKYCIIAVVFADLFITLAIWGVNPGIRISG; translated from the coding sequence GTGTCAGCAACGTATGTTCCGCCGCTGCTGCGGCCGCTCCAACGGATCAAGGGTGTGGCCTCCTCACCGCGTGACTTCATCGCGCGCATCGGCCACCAGGTCTTCTTCTTCCTGCGCTCGATCAGCTCGATGCCTTTGGCGTTCAAGCAGTACCCCAAAGAGGTGTGGCGGCTGCTGTCCGATGTCACCTGGGGCAACGGCAATCTCATCGTCGGCGGCGGGACCATCGGCGTGGTGCTCATTCTGTCGGCGTTCGGCGGTATGACCGTCGCCATTCAGGGCTACACCTCGCTGAACCTGCTCGGGCTGAGCCCGTTGACGGGTGCGATCTCCGCCTTCGCCACCACACGTGAGCTCGGACCGATGCTCGCCACGCTCGCATTCGCCGCGCAGGCGGGCTGTCGATTCACCGCGCAACTCGGCGCCATGCGCATCTCCGAGGAGATCGACGCGCTGGAATCGGTTGCCATCCGGCCACTTCCCTATCTGGTGAGCACCCGGATGATCGCCGCCATGGTCGCCATCGTGCCGCTGTACTGCCTGGCACTGCCGTTCGCGTACATCTCCTGCTCGCTCACCGTGCAGTTGATCGGCGGTACCGCGTCCGGGACATTCCAGCACTACTTCTATCAGTTTCTGATACCGCACGATGTGCTGTACTCGCTGCTGAAGGCGATCATCTTCGTCGCGATCACCACGTTCATCCAGTGCTACTACGGGTTTTTCGCCTCCGGCGGCCCGGAGGGCGTGGGTGTCGCGGCGGGCCGGGCGATCAAGTACTGCATCATCGCGGTGGTCTTCGCGGACCTGTTCATCACCTTGGCCATCTGGGGCGTCAACCCCGGCATCCGGATCTCGGGATAG
- a CDS encoding MlaD family protein, with protein sequence MIIDPSGRGPTMRQLLIAGVAGLIVFALILGFLMARYKGFFIEKVNVTANLTTTGDGLPDNADVKFRGVLVGAVKNVSVAAKGELQQVHIEMKPEYTDGIPANVTARVVPSNLFAVTSVELVYNGTDSQHLKEGSQISEDRSKGTIALQDTLTTVRNILGKIDPIQFGRVLGTLSYALDGSGRMPGSSIERVDRWLQSVDDSIPDLGVMLTDFSNSFRALNQSAPELMGVLSESVKTAQTIADRRTELTSLISGTAVTVDKVNALFARNPNVGKDVTTGTSSLFGALSDNPDAIPQAIANLNTSVRRLATTFHWGPQKQMIWNMGLTFTPYKPYTRDDCPRYGELAAPSCGTAPLVSDPGALPESMRPKALDAAAGLPKLPPPAGFPMIPGLTVVEPTPSDSTTPANPFAGTPLQGLFPNLAPTVPGDQPAPQGNPPAAPAAQQTIPSGGTISYPGDSAITALLGRRPSAAEYLLLSPILRDGTLQVTDSEAGR encoded by the coding sequence ATGATCATCGATCCGAGCGGGCGTGGCCCGACCATGCGCCAACTGCTCATCGCGGGTGTCGCCGGGCTCATCGTCTTCGCGCTCATCCTGGGCTTCCTGATGGCGCGGTACAAGGGCTTCTTCATCGAAAAGGTCAATGTCACCGCGAATCTCACCACCACCGGTGACGGCCTGCCCGATAACGCGGATGTGAAATTCCGCGGTGTGCTGGTCGGCGCGGTCAAGAATGTCTCGGTCGCCGCCAAGGGTGAACTGCAGCAGGTACACATCGAGATGAAGCCGGAGTACACCGACGGCATCCCCGCGAATGTGACCGCCCGCGTGGTGCCCTCGAACCTGTTCGCCGTCACCTCGGTGGAGCTGGTCTACAACGGGACCGACAGCCAGCACCTCAAAGAGGGCTCGCAGATCTCCGAGGACCGCTCCAAAGGCACCATCGCACTGCAGGACACGCTCACCACGGTTCGCAATATCCTCGGCAAGATCGATCCGATCCAGTTCGGCCGGGTGCTGGGCACGCTGTCCTACGCGCTCGACGGCTCCGGCCGGATGCCCGGATCCAGCATCGAGCGGGTGGACCGCTGGCTGCAATCCGTAGATGATTCGATTCCGGATCTCGGGGTCATGCTGACCGACTTCTCCAACTCCTTCCGCGCGCTCAACCAGTCCGCACCGGAGTTGATGGGTGTGCTCAGCGAATCGGTGAAGACGGCGCAGACCATCGCCGATCGCCGGACCGAGCTCACCTCGCTGATCTCCGGAACCGCGGTCACCGTGGACAAGGTCAATGCCCTGTTCGCGCGAAACCCCAACGTGGGCAAGGACGTCACCACCGGCACCAGTTCGCTCTTCGGCGCACTGTCGGACAATCCAGATGCCATTCCGCAGGCCATCGCCAATCTGAACACCTCGGTGCGCAGGCTCGCGACCACCTTCCACTGGGGCCCGCAGAAGCAGATGATCTGGAATATGGGGCTGACCTTCACGCCCTATAAGCCGTACACCCGGGACGACTGCCCGCGCTACGGCGAACTGGCCGCCCCGAGCTGCGGTACCGCCCCGCTCGTCTCCGATCCCGGCGCACTGCCGGAGTCCATGCGGCCCAAGGCCCTCGACGCCGCCGCCGGACTGCCGAAACTGCCGCCGCCGGCGGGCTTCCCGATGATTCCGGGTTTGACCGTCGTGGAGCCGACCCCTTCGGACAGCACCACCCCCGCCAATCCCTTCGCGGGCACCCCACTGCAGGGGCTGTTCCCGAATCTCGCGCCGACGGTCCCGGGCGATCAGCCCGCACCGCAGGGTAATCCGCCCGCCGCTCCGGCCGCACAGCAGACGATTCCCTCGGGTGGGACGATCTCCTACCCCGGTGACTCCGCCATTACCGCGCTCCTGGGCCGCCGCCCGTCCGCAGCCGAATACCTGCTGCTGAGCCCGATTCTGAGGGATGGAACCTTGCAAGTGACCGACAGCGAGGCCGGTCGATGA
- a CDS encoding MCE family protein, producing the protein MSIRKPLIGFGIFAIVSVLVTAVIWNTLARTVDGSTNRYTATFTDVLGLRKGDDVRMAGVRVGKVEDIELDKGNKALVTFIVQRDQTLYGDTKALVRYQNLIGQRYIALAEPVPGKPVSGVHTVLKNNGGIPVERTEPSFDVSALLNGFQPLFQVLQPEQVNNLSNTFIQALQGDGVSLSAFITQAAQLASDFQRRDAILSDVITNLSGVMSGLAKRGDELETLVTQTRSLIGGLYAQGQSLQSSTVQIADATSALVNMIGQIQPKLVMAQNSTHDALALLLANGDKLDQAAVDLPSILTDIGKFTQNGTYANAYVCSLDVSLYGILFPRGLFSQIGGNSHSAVCRP; encoded by the coding sequence ATGAGCATTCGCAAACCGCTGATCGGCTTCGGCATATTCGCGATCGTGTCCGTCCTGGTGACCGCGGTCATCTGGAACACGCTGGCGCGCACCGTGGACGGTTCCACCAACCGCTACACCGCGACCTTCACCGATGTACTCGGCCTGCGCAAGGGCGATGACGTCCGGATGGCCGGTGTGCGCGTCGGCAAGGTCGAGGACATCGAACTGGACAAGGGCAACAAGGCCCTGGTGACCTTCATCGTGCAGCGCGATCAAACGCTGTACGGCGACACCAAGGCGCTGGTGCGCTATCAGAACCTGATCGGCCAGCGCTATATCGCACTGGCGGAACCGGTTCCGGGCAAACCGGTCTCGGGTGTTCACACCGTGCTGAAGAACAACGGGGGTATCCCGGTCGAGCGCACCGAGCCGTCCTTCGACGTCTCCGCGCTGCTCAACGGCTTCCAGCCGCTGTTCCAGGTGCTGCAGCCGGAGCAGGTCAACAACCTCTCCAATACCTTCATCCAGGCATTGCAGGGTGACGGAGTCTCGTTGAGCGCCTTCATCACTCAGGCCGCGCAGCTGGCATCGGACTTCCAGCGCCGCGACGCCATCCTCTCGGATGTGATCACCAATCTCTCCGGTGTCATGTCCGGGCTGGCCAAGCGCGGTGACGAACTGGAAACCCTGGTGACCCAGACCCGTTCGCTGATCGGCGGCCTGTACGCGCAGGGCCAGTCGCTGCAGTCCTCGACCGTACAGATCGCCGACGCCACCTCGGCGCTGGTGAATATGATCGGCCAGATTCAGCCGAAGCTGGTCATGGCACAGAACTCCACCCATGACGCGCTCGCGCTGCTGCTGGCCAACGGCGACAAGCTCGACCAGGCGGCGGTGGATCTGCCCAGCATCCTCACCGATATCGGCAAGTTCACCCAGAACGGCACCTACGCCAACGCGTACGTCTGCAGCCTGGATGTCTCGCTGTACGGAATCCTCTTCCCGCGCGGTCTGTTCTCGCAGATCGGCGGCAACTCCCACTCGGCGGTGTGCCGACCATGA
- a CDS encoding MCE family protein, producing the protein MAKLKSRFDSNRNLWLGLLGVLLIVGLLAGSTLYRQIGIGEKTIKAEFVQTAGIKTGDKVAVSGVSVGRVSGAELEGDHVMVSLSVSDDVKLGPDAKASIKMATLLGARFVDLIPGDGSGLKNNRIPKSNTSVPYNLADVVQEGTPKFEELDTKKLADSLNLINQQMGDTPQLTVQALDSVGALAKTMNDRKDEVDQLLKDLDRVTRILGDNRNSVLLVITQGEAIANRVMERQTLLRSLLDNIATLSSQLQQIGAQNDNQFGPTLIQLNTMADGLQKNKDNLDRLLSIMPVSVRTFNNAFGNGNYGEVGLPWLFPDNWLCFAQVIEGCHQ; encoded by the coding sequence ATGGCGAAACTCAAGTCCCGCTTCGATTCCAACCGCAATCTGTGGCTCGGTCTGCTCGGCGTGCTGCTCATCGTCGGCCTGCTGGCCGGGTCCACGCTGTACCGGCAGATCGGTATCGGCGAGAAGACCATCAAGGCCGAATTCGTGCAGACCGCGGGCATCAAGACCGGTGACAAGGTCGCGGTCTCCGGTGTCTCGGTCGGCCGGGTCTCCGGCGCCGAACTCGAGGGCGACCATGTGATGGTCTCGCTCTCGGTGAGCGACGATGTGAAGCTCGGCCCGGACGCCAAGGCGTCGATCAAGATGGCGACCCTGCTCGGCGCTCGCTTCGTCGACCTGATTCCGGGTGACGGTTCGGGCCTGAAGAACAATCGAATTCCCAAGTCCAACACCTCGGTTCCCTACAACCTGGCCGATGTGGTGCAGGAGGGCACGCCGAAGTTCGAGGAACTCGACACCAAGAAGCTCGCGGATTCACTCAATCTGATCAATCAACAGATGGGTGACACCCCGCAGCTCACCGTGCAGGCACTGGATTCGGTCGGCGCGCTGGCCAAGACCATGAACGACCGCAAGGACGAGGTCGACCAGCTGCTCAAGGATCTGGACCGGGTCACCCGCATCCTCGGCGACAACCGCAACAGCGTGCTGCTGGTCATCACCCAGGGCGAGGCCATCGCCAATCGAGTGATGGAACGCCAGACCCTGCTGCGTTCGCTGCTGGACAATATCGCCACCCTGAGCAGCCAGTTGCAGCAGATCGGCGCGCAGAACGACAACCAGTTCGGGCCCACGCTGATCCAGCTCAACACCATGGCCGACGGCCTGCAGAAGAACAAGGACAACCTGGATCGGCTGCTGTCGATCATGCCGGTATCGGTGCGTACGTTCAACAACGCCTTCGGCAATGGCAACTACGGCGAGGTCGGACTGCCGTGGCTGTTCCCGGACAACTGGTTGTGCTTCGCCCAAGTGATCGAGGGGTGCCACCAATGA
- a CDS encoding MlaD family protein encodes MNPAKYTRIAKAALIGAVALAVGSCSLVPLGVKDAVGQTQHFTADFLNIAGMFEGNPITVLGLDVGKVDKIVPKGQYVEVHMTVDAGVDIPKNVQAALISPSIVTDRHIELTPRYTGGDKLKDGAHLTTQQTKTPVELDTMIKTIDTFAAALKPQDGADGLGPLSGRVLYPMMNGNGEKMRDVLNSLSGALKVGVDNKDAVSTIIIKLNELTTMLADNDQSVRDFSNRMTQMSGLLAEQAPGLQATLDQLNSFLANTSGAFSQYSDQLNGTLTGLTNVTNQLRANSAGVVEIVDTAPLLMQNLDRSVNRQGQFIRLHAVLGTVLSGEIISLFCERIQMKADGCRTGKVEDLGPDLGLMAAMLGMTK; translated from the coding sequence ATGAACCCGGCCAAGTACACGCGAATCGCCAAGGCGGCGTTGATCGGTGCGGTCGCGCTCGCGGTCGGCAGTTGTTCGCTGGTGCCGCTCGGGGTGAAGGACGCGGTCGGGCAGACCCAGCACTTCACCGCCGACTTCCTCAATATCGCGGGCATGTTCGAGGGCAACCCGATCACCGTGCTCGGGCTCGATGTCGGCAAGGTCGACAAGATCGTGCCCAAGGGGCAGTACGTCGAGGTGCACATGACGGTGGACGCCGGCGTGGACATTCCGAAGAACGTGCAGGCGGCGCTGATCTCGCCGTCCATCGTGACCGACCGGCATATCGAGCTGACCCCGCGCTACACCGGCGGGGACAAGCTGAAGGACGGTGCGCACCTGACCACCCAGCAGACCAAGACCCCGGTCGAGCTGGACACCATGATCAAGACCATCGACACCTTCGCCGCGGCGCTCAAACCGCAGGACGGGGCGGACGGTCTCGGACCGCTCTCGGGCCGAGTGCTGTATCCGATGATGAACGGCAACGGCGAGAAGATGCGCGATGTGCTCAACTCGCTCTCGGGTGCGCTGAAGGTCGGTGTGGACAATAAGGACGCCGTCTCCACCATCATCATCAAGCTGAACGAATTGACCACCATGCTGGCCGACAACGACCAGTCGGTACGGGACTTCAGCAATCGGATGACCCAGATGTCCGGGCTGCTCGCCGAGCAGGCTCCGGGCCTGCAGGCCACCCTCGATCAGCTGAACTCCTTCCTGGCCAACACCAGTGGCGCGTTCTCGCAGTACTCCGATCAGCTCAACGGCACGCTCACCGGTCTCACCAATGTGACCAACCAGCTGCGCGCCAACTCCGCCGGCGTCGTCGAAATCGTCGACACCGCACCGCTGCTCATGCAGAACCTGGACCGCTCGGTCAACCGCCAGGGTCAGTTCATCCGCCTGCACGCCGTGCTCGGCACCGTACTGTCCGGCGAGATCATCAGCCTGTTCTGCGAACGCATCCAGATGAAGGCGGACGGTTGTCGCACCGGCAAGGTGGAGGACCTCGGCCCCGACCTCGGACTGATGGCGGCAATGTTGGGAATGACGAAATGA
- a CDS encoding MlaD family protein produces the protein MTKRTRRSAVAVAVAAATLAVSGCGLTVESLPLPKPGAGDKTYTIHAVFDNALNLPDQAKVKIGGSDVGVVTKISTKNFKANVDLAIRTDIELPADSTAELRQATPLGDVFVAVSKPKTDQGAQLLKNGDTLKNTSAGATVEELLLSISMLFNGGGIAALSKLTSEMDSIVGGKGQTLSHLITEMTGVVGSLNNNSQRVDGVLAGFSALADTIQNNHDQLGQVADSLPGMIGAIAENNQALGDLLTKISTTSAALGDYANTTSADLASLLDNVHQLMDALARTEPDFGPMLDAMHDIRPSVDASFKGNTLAVAATLSMLDIGLLTDPANSKFPDLRDLNDFGGSIIQVLQIIYGRVTGGQR, from the coding sequence ATGACCAAGCGAACCCGGCGCAGCGCCGTCGCGGTGGCGGTGGCGGCAGCCACCCTCGCGGTCTCCGGCTGCGGCCTGACCGTCGAGAGCCTGCCGCTGCCCAAACCCGGTGCGGGCGACAAGACCTATACGATCCACGCCGTCTTCGACAATGCGCTGAACCTGCCAGACCAGGCCAAGGTCAAGATCGGCGGCTCCGACGTCGGCGTCGTCACCAAGATCTCGACCAAGAATTTCAAGGCCAATGTCGACCTGGCCATCCGCACCGATATCGAACTGCCCGCGGACAGTACGGCCGAACTGCGGCAGGCCACCCCGCTCGGTGACGTCTTCGTCGCGGTCTCCAAGCCCAAGACCGATCAGGGCGCGCAGCTGCTGAAGAACGGTGACACGCTGAAGAACACCTCGGCGGGCGCCACCGTCGAGGAGCTGCTGCTGTCGATCTCCATGCTGTTCAACGGCGGCGGCATCGCCGCGCTCTCCAAGCTCACCTCCGAGATGGACTCCATCGTCGGCGGCAAGGGCCAGACCCTCTCGCACCTGATCACCGAGATGACCGGTGTCGTAGGCAGTCTCAACAACAACAGCCAGCGGGTGGACGGCGTGCTCGCCGGATTCAGCGCGCTGGCCGACACCATCCAGAACAATCACGATCAGCTCGGCCAGGTCGCGGACAGTCTGCCCGGCATGATCGGCGCCATCGCCGAGAACAACCAGGCGCTGGGCGATCTGCTCACCAAGATCTCCACAACCAGTGCCGCCCTGGGTGATTACGCCAACACCACCTCGGCGGATCTGGCCAGCCTGCTCGACAATGTGCATCAGTTGATGGACGCGCTGGCTCGTACCGAGCCGGACTTCGGTCCCATGCTCGATGCCATGCACGACATCCGGCCGTCGGTGGACGCCTCGTTCAAGGGCAATACCCTCGCCGTCGCCGCCACCCTCAGCATGCTCGATATCGGACTGCTCACCGATCCGGCCAACAGCAAGTTCCCGGATCTGCGTGACCTCAACGACTTCGGCGGCAGCATCATCCAGGTGCTGCAGATCATCTACGGCCGGGTCACGGGGGGCCAGCGATGA